The nucleotide window AAAGTACATGGAACTTACGTGGTAAACGCTCCCGTCATACTCTACCGTTATGTTATAAGGGAACCTAATGAGGTATTGGAGTTGGTAGGTCGCGGTATAGACGCCGGGGGACTCGGCACAGACTACGTCGCTCTGGGCCACACTACCGTTATCGAGTAAGACACCGACCAGTTTTAACCTCGAGTCGTTTAAGTAATAACACTGCGGGAACTCTATTTTAAGCGGGCCTTTAAAGGGGATATAAAACACGTAATAGCCCCCTTCCTTAGTATAATTAGTAAATTTTTCCCCGTTAACATATAATGAAGGCACTTCAGACTTCACTACGACGTAGGGCTTGACGACTATGTTTTTAAAAGTCTTCTCATAAAGTAGGGTTTGCCCTACCGAGAGAAAGACCGTAATATTATACTCCCCGTAAGGCAGTCCTATTTCGCTGGAGTTTACGGGGAATACCTTACCGTTTATCTCATAAGACCACTCCCCATAGGCGGGGACTAAATTGAACTCCACTTTCGAATAATTGACCACTGTGATATTAGCGGAAATGTCCCATAACTCCCCGTAATAATTATTCCCAGCCGTCTGGACTACATAACCGTTATCATAATACTCATATATACCTTGAGCTGACTCAGCGGTTATATAGGAATAAGATATAGCAGAAGGTACCTCGTAATACCTACCGTCGTATAAATAGAGTAGCATCATTTTAGAAGACCAGTTGTAAACATAGAGTGTTGAAGCACTCCCCCCGCCTCCGATTACGAGTTCTACGTCCGCCCGTGTAGGGTAGTCTATGTTACGTCCTACTATAAAATACGCTTGAGAAGAGGGGTTTAAGACCCTTACGTCGTCGTAAACGAACTCTTGCGAGAAGTCGCTATTGGTAAGTATTGCGATGAACCTTAACTCTATATACCCGGACACTACACTAACGTTCGAGATCAACGTTACGTTAAACGGGGGCCTTAACGTTATGTTTTGAGGGAAGGCGTAAAAGTAGAAGTAGGTGTCCGAGGTGTTAGGTGCTTTACATACTTCCCCATTTCCTTCGACAGCTGACGGTATAACCGTGTATGGTGGTGTCAGGTTCCATAAATTGTCCACGAAGCTTATCGTATACGTCCCGTTACCGTTTGCGATTACTACCAAAACGTTCTGGACGAAGTAGCAATAAATACCGTTGGTCAAGACCGTGTTAAGTTGTACTGAGGCGACGTTATAGTTTACGGGTTTACCTGAGTAGAAAGACCCCCCGTAAAATATGAAGTACCCCTTAACTGATGTTGTATTAT belongs to Stygiolobus caldivivus and includes:
- a CDS encoding thermopsin family protease, with the protein product MNRLIIAFIVMTTSLLFLISALHSSASAIGINDIGLTSQGQNYVYNTTSVKGYFIFYGGSFYSGKPVNYNVASVQLNTVLTNGIYCYFVQNVLVVIANGNGTYTISFVDNLWNLTPPYTVIPSAVEGNGEVCKAPNTSDTYFYFYAFPQNITLRPPFNVTLISNVSVVSGYIELRFIAILTNSDFSQEFVYDDVRVLNPSSQAYFIVGRNIDYPTRADVELVIGGGGSASTLYVYNWSSKMMLLYLYDGRYYEVPSAISYSYITAESAQGIYEYYDNGYVVQTAGNNYYGELWDISANITVVNYSKVEFNLVPAYGEWSYEINGKVFPVNSSEIGLPYGEYNITVFLSVGQTLLYEKTFKNIVVKPYVVVKSEVPSLYVNGEKFTNYTKEGGYYVFYIPFKGPLKIEFPQCYYLNDSRLKLVGVLLDNGSVAQSDVVCAESPGVYTATYQLQYLIRFPYNITVEYDGSVYHVSSMYFTVGSSVYVPEQNITFPNGTLVEVLNQTVKVREGGEGGEINLLTKVFYYVKFLYNGVYVNQLPRPGFYPKGYCISLPKELRNSTTIVIINSSYYKVKVLSPLSLRVNVTVYYRVTFVLGNYSVHVFYERGSTVDLTSNITVNDYVVFVVEKPLTLTVNSPQTVSLEGHFMVYYLVEVHYLNRTISALLPEGGLFTPGNVSIGNYTYVFSPVDITHPGAYFLNYTVYDKVIDELPTGETIVLYVKNGTYASVPVYYDGKVVNETVLVTSSPLVVSLPQSFALGPGNYVNTTSSSDSQMLKIVVLVSLVAGLLVTVALMRKSR